Proteins from a genomic interval of Siniperca chuatsi isolate FFG_IHB_CAS linkage group LG10, ASM2008510v1, whole genome shotgun sequence:
- the wnt10b gene encoding protein Wnt-10b isoform X1, whose product MELSNKLRWDQFLILAAALMSPALTVLCNDILSLKVAGDPVLTPNSVCLRLAGLSKRQMRMCVRSPDVTASALQGIQVAIHECQHQLRDQRWNCSSLEGLGKLPHHNTILNRGFRESAFSLALLAAGVAHSVASACSMGKLRGCGCEAKRRQDDDKIRLKLTQLQLQTLQKGGVGLGMARSLPSELNGHGDLPANLRSTHPSALLKPLPEELSSMQETWEWGGCSHDVRFGDRFSRDWLDSRGSPRDIHARMRIHNNRMGRQIVTDNMKRKCKCHGTSGSCQFKTCWHVSPEFRLVGSLLKEKFLSAIFVNSQNKNNGVFNPRTGDGASRGTGGLNGGRRRSMSRELVYFEKSPDFCERDASVDSPGTQGRICNKTSYSTDSCSSLCCGRGHNILKQTRSERCNCRFHWCCYVLCEECRLTEWVNVCK is encoded by the exons ATGGAGCTATCAAACAAACTCCGTTGGGACCAATTCCTGATTTTGGCAGCAGCACTCATGTCACCTGCATTAAC GGTGCTGTGTAATGATATCCTCAGCCTGAAGGTGGCAGGAGATCCAGTGCTAACCCCTAACTCAGTGTGCCTGAGGCTGGCAGGCCTCAGTAAACGTCAGATGCGGATGTGTGTGCGGAGCCCCGATGTGACTGCCTCCGCTCTGCAGGGCATCCAGGTGGCCATCCACGAATGCCAGCACCAGCTCCGGGACCAGCGCTGGAACTGCTCCTCACTGGAGGGCCTTGGCAAGCTTCCCCACCACAACACTATCCTCAACAGGG GTTTTCGTGAGAGTGCCTTTTCCCTGGCCTTGTTGGCAGCGGGTGTGGCTCACTCTGTGGCCTCGGCCTGCAGCATGGGCAAGCTGCGGGGGTGTGGCTGTGAGGCCAAGCGTCGCCAGGACGATGACAAGATCCGGCTGAAActcacacagctgcagctgcagaccCTGCAGAAGGGTGGGGTAGGCCTGGGCATGGCACGGTCATTACCCTCAGAGCTAAATGGCCATGGCGACCTGCCTGCTAATCTGCGCTCCACCCACCCCTCTGCCCTGCTCAAGCCTTTACCAGAGGAGCTGAGCTCCATGCAGGAGACCTGGGAGTGGGGGGGCTGCAGTCATGATGTCCGTTTTGGAGACCGTTTTTCCAGGGACTGGCTCGACTCCCGCGGGTCTCCAAGAGACATCCACGCTCGCATGAGGATACATAACAACCGGATGGGACGACAG ATAGTGACTGACAACATGAAGAGGAAGTGCAAATGTCATGGCACATCAGGGAGCTGTCAGTTTAAGACCTGCTGGCATGTGTCTCCAGAGTTTCGGCTTGTGGGTTCTCTACTCAAGGAAAAGTTCCTGTCAGCCATTTTTGTCAACTCCCAGAACAAGAACAATGGGGTTTTTAACCCTCGAACAGGAGACGGCGCCAGCAGGGGCACAGGGGGACTTAACGGAGGTCGTCGTCGAAGCATGTCCAGAGAGCTGGTATACTTTGAGAAGTCTCCTGATTTTTGTGAGCGTGATGCGTCCGTAGACTCTCCGGGCACACAAGGACGCATCTGCAACAAAACCAGCTACAgtacagacagctgcagctcgCTGTGCTGCGGCCGTGGACACAACATCCTGAAACAGACACGCAGCGAGCGCTGCAATTGCAGGTTCCACTGGTGTTGCTACGTGCTGTGTGAGGAGTGTCGTCTCACAGAGTGGGTCAATGTGTGCAAGTAG
- the wnt10b gene encoding protein Wnt-10b isoform X2, producing the protein MEMLGGHSHCDAGWLLLWNCHLPKRVLCNDILSLKVAGDPVLTPNSVCLRLAGLSKRQMRMCVRSPDVTASALQGIQVAIHECQHQLRDQRWNCSSLEGLGKLPHHNTILNRGFRESAFSLALLAAGVAHSVASACSMGKLRGCGCEAKRRQDDDKIRLKLTQLQLQTLQKGGVGLGMARSLPSELNGHGDLPANLRSTHPSALLKPLPEELSSMQETWEWGGCSHDVRFGDRFSRDWLDSRGSPRDIHARMRIHNNRMGRQIVTDNMKRKCKCHGTSGSCQFKTCWHVSPEFRLVGSLLKEKFLSAIFVNSQNKNNGVFNPRTGDGASRGTGGLNGGRRRSMSRELVYFEKSPDFCERDASVDSPGTQGRICNKTSYSTDSCSSLCCGRGHNILKQTRSERCNCRFHWCCYVLCEECRLTEWVNVCK; encoded by the exons GGTGCTGTGTAATGATATCCTCAGCCTGAAGGTGGCAGGAGATCCAGTGCTAACCCCTAACTCAGTGTGCCTGAGGCTGGCAGGCCTCAGTAAACGTCAGATGCGGATGTGTGTGCGGAGCCCCGATGTGACTGCCTCCGCTCTGCAGGGCATCCAGGTGGCCATCCACGAATGCCAGCACCAGCTCCGGGACCAGCGCTGGAACTGCTCCTCACTGGAGGGCCTTGGCAAGCTTCCCCACCACAACACTATCCTCAACAGGG GTTTTCGTGAGAGTGCCTTTTCCCTGGCCTTGTTGGCAGCGGGTGTGGCTCACTCTGTGGCCTCGGCCTGCAGCATGGGCAAGCTGCGGGGGTGTGGCTGTGAGGCCAAGCGTCGCCAGGACGATGACAAGATCCGGCTGAAActcacacagctgcagctgcagaccCTGCAGAAGGGTGGGGTAGGCCTGGGCATGGCACGGTCATTACCCTCAGAGCTAAATGGCCATGGCGACCTGCCTGCTAATCTGCGCTCCACCCACCCCTCTGCCCTGCTCAAGCCTTTACCAGAGGAGCTGAGCTCCATGCAGGAGACCTGGGAGTGGGGGGGCTGCAGTCATGATGTCCGTTTTGGAGACCGTTTTTCCAGGGACTGGCTCGACTCCCGCGGGTCTCCAAGAGACATCCACGCTCGCATGAGGATACATAACAACCGGATGGGACGACAG ATAGTGACTGACAACATGAAGAGGAAGTGCAAATGTCATGGCACATCAGGGAGCTGTCAGTTTAAGACCTGCTGGCATGTGTCTCCAGAGTTTCGGCTTGTGGGTTCTCTACTCAAGGAAAAGTTCCTGTCAGCCATTTTTGTCAACTCCCAGAACAAGAACAATGGGGTTTTTAACCCTCGAACAGGAGACGGCGCCAGCAGGGGCACAGGGGGACTTAACGGAGGTCGTCGTCGAAGCATGTCCAGAGAGCTGGTATACTTTGAGAAGTCTCCTGATTTTTGTGAGCGTGATGCGTCCGTAGACTCTCCGGGCACACAAGGACGCATCTGCAACAAAACCAGCTACAgtacagacagctgcagctcgCTGTGCTGCGGCCGTGGACACAACATCCTGAAACAGACACGCAGCGAGCGCTGCAATTGCAGGTTCCACTGGTGTTGCTACGTGCTGTGTGAGGAGTGTCGTCTCACAGAGTGGGTCAATGTGTGCAAGTAG